The sequence ACGTGCTGCAGATAGAATACTGCGCCGAGTGATAATCTTGTAACAAGAGTTTTAAAATGTTATCATAACCAACTATGATTATGCAATGTAGAAAGGGGGAATGAACGTGGCAAGCTGTTATGCATGTGGCAAGAAAAAGACGGTTGGCAATAATGTCAGCCATGCAAACAACAGGACGAAACGGCAGATTCTGCCGAATCTCCAGAGGAAGCGGATACAGACTGATGCCGGGATCAAGCGCGCCTATGTCTGCACACGCTGCCTGAGGACTGGAACGGTAAAAAAGGTCGTCTGATGAAAAAGGCTGAAACCGTTCTCGGCCCGATGCTGAAACAACTCGGGATCGAGAACGGAGTGAGGCTTGAGCGGCTCCGCAACGACTGGTCTGACATCTTCGAAATAAGTATCTCTTCCCATATGTTTCCGGCAACACTTACCGAGGGGGAACTGCTTCTGCATGTTGAATCACCCGCCTGGATGCAGCAACTTACGTATTATAAAAAAGAGATCATCCGGAAGCTTTCTTCATACGCTGTAACTGATGTTCGGTTCAGTCTGGGGAGGATCACGCAAAAGAAACCGAAGCAAGCAGCGGAGAGGCCGATGAGGCCGCTTTCGCCCGATGAGATTTCATTTGCAGCATCGGTCGTTGCCGACATCAGGAATGAAGCGCTGAAGGATTCCATCCGGAAGGCTATCGAAAAATCGCTCGCTGCAGACAGAAAACCAGGTCAAAACAGGTG comes from Nitrospirota bacterium and encodes:
- a CDS encoding 50S ribosomal protein L28, with the protein product MNVASCYACGKKKTVGNNVSHANNRTKRQILPNLQRKRIQTDAGIKRAYVCTRCLRTGTVKKVV
- a CDS encoding DUF721 domain-containing protein encodes the protein MKKAETVLGPMLKQLGIENGVRLERLRNDWSDIFEISISSHMFPATLTEGELLLHVESPAWMQQLTYYKKEIIRKLSSYAVTDVRFSLGRITQKKPKQAAERPMRPLSPDEISFAASVVADIRNEALKDSIRKAIEKSLAADRKPGQNR